Proteins encoded in a region of the Oryctolagus cuniculus chromosome 10, mOryCun1.1, whole genome shotgun sequence genome:
- the LOC138843954 gene encoding protein LDOC1-like, which translates to MDELAVMMQDLLSQNHALRRENNELMDQVRRLLCEKANLLAQVRPPTCPVAFPEAFNGDSARLHDFLIEAASYMNFFEARFSNDTLKVAFLISRLSGPAEQWVVPYIEGESPLLGQYEDFVAALRRAFDRNR; encoded by the coding sequence ATGGACGAGCTGGCAGTGATGATGCAGGACCTGCTGAGCCAGAATCATGCCCTGCGTCGGGAGAACAACGAGCTTATGGACCAGGTGCGGCGGCTGCTGTGCGAGAAGGCCAACCTGCTGGCCCAGGTGCGTCCGCCCACCTGCCCCGTGGCCTTCCCCGAAGCGTTTAACGGCGACTCCGCCCGGCTCCACGACTTTCTGATCGAGGCGGCCTCTTACATGAACTTCTTCGAGGCCAGGTTCTCGAACGACACCCTGAAGGTGGCGTTTTTAATCAGCCGCCTCTCGGGGCCGGCCGAGCAGTGGGTGGTCCCCTATATCGAGGGGGAGAGCCCCCTCCTGGGGCAGTACGAGGACTTCGTGGCCGCGCTGCGGCGGGCCTTCGACAGGAATCGGTAG